The following are from one region of the Aspergillus luchuensis IFO 4308 DNA, chromosome 4, nearly complete sequence genome:
- a CDS encoding uncharacterized protein (COG:I;~EggNog:ENOG410PUG3;~InterPro:IPR016035,IPR009081,IPR041550,IPR016039, IPR036291,IPR018201,IPR026025,IPR014030,IPR014031, IPR040899;~PFAM:PF18325,PF00109,PF02801,PF18314;~go_component: GO:0005835 - fatty acid synthase complex [Evidence IEA];~go_function: GO:0004312 - fatty acid synthase activity [Evidence IEA];~go_function: GO:0004315 - 3-oxoacyl-[acyl-carrier-protein] synthase activity [Evidence IEA];~go_function: GO:0004316 - 3-oxoacyl-[acyl-carrier-protein] reductase (NADPH) activity [Evidence IEA];~go_function: GO:0008897 - holo-[acyl-carrier-protein] synthase activity [Evidence IEA];~go_function: GO:0016746 - transferase activity, transferring acyl groups [Evidence IEA];~go_process: GO:0006633 - fatty acid biosynthetic process [Evidence IEA];~go_process: GO:0042759 - long-chain fatty acid biosynthetic process [Evidence IEA]) yields MASKEKIHPRVHRELAYVLLTELLAYQFASPVRWIETQDVVLQEQKVDRLIEIGPAETLLGMIKKTLAAKYQVHDAALAIERDIWSHKKNAREIYYESSEDELAPAQTSKESSTPAAHPSQPTTPVTPPKAADTTTPQPAPVRQASSNIEDKTIAAIDIIIALIAHKLKKPLQDIDLSQTIKKLVGGRSTLENEIVGDIGAEFGSIPDAPEDTPLSELAQSIEAHGSWKKGLGKTTQTLVNRMVSAKMPAGLGSGEVRAHLLSKYGLQTGRQDAVLLRAAVQQPAARLPDTSAAHAFLDDTVQQYAQDSKIDLFSAGTSSDGAGPSSGPVVVDQTAVKALAKSQDDRAQAMLEVYAKLLGIDLQAGHKANTKAAEVIADLQDELQLWISEHGEVYGSGIKPMLSVAKARRYDSFWNWAMQDAVDMFHHILAGTIALTGREIETIMGRIARKSNPKLVQMLEYLETHCLKLRNPRAIHARDVLRQLRLACNPQLSGAQPLTAHRLVVDAPKTTIDSQGKIHYTEVPRATVDAASPATLKSLGSQGWESRADLNAAFMATLGQTDNQCLSFSDAEVLVIGAGRDSIGTEIVRGLLRGGARVLVTTSSYSLATTRLYQQLYAEEGSHGSQLILLPFNQASQRDLESLVSYIYDSDKGLGWDLSHVVPFAAIPEGGRQIEDIDSKSELAHRIMLTNTIRLLGAIKKQKQTRGFDSHPSQVILPLSPNHGIFGGDGLYPESKLALETLFNRWSSESWGAYLSICGAIIGWTRGTGLMSANNSVAEDIEKMGVRTFSQVEMAHYILILMSSPIATECEVTPVRADLSGGMGHFPNFKEAVDSIRQKQKETSEIREALAKEEVFERAALGKPSEEAPQVREQKARLALDFPRLPEYQTEILPLAGQLRGMVDLDRVVVVTGFSEVGPYGNARTRWEMEAYGEFSLEGCIEMAWVMGLIKHHNGPLNGNPHYHGWIVVETMEPIRDVDVKKRFEEHILAHTGIRLIEPDINDGYDPYKKKFLQEVVLDEDMPPLKTSKETAEQLRLEHGDKVEILPEGEEYTIRLLKGACLMIPKALRFDRAVAGQIPTGWDARTYGLTEDLASQVDPATLYALIGTVEALLSAGISDPFEIYQYLHVSEIGNCIGSGLGGVKALRKLHKDRFVEKQVQNDILQESFINTTAAWINMLLLSSTGPIRTPVGACATSIESLESGYETIVSGKAKMCLVGGFDDFSEDVSYEFAEMKATVSSEEEIEKGRDPSEMSRPAASTRAGFVESQGSGIQVITSAQLALDMGLPIQGIIAWVGTASDKIGRSVPAPGKGLLTNAREARHRVPSPMLEISYRRRRLNMSLQHIKERVDMEVDIAEAELADLKRSPSPYAEERAEEINERLRYVRREARIQEKDALNTFGNHFWKNDPEISPLRGALATWNLTINDLDVVSFHGTSTVLNEKNETNMISQQLHHLGRTKGNPALGIFQKYLTGHSKGAAGAWMLNGGLQVLNTGLVPGNRNADNIDAALQNDYLVYPSRSIQTTGVKAFSVTSFGFGQKGAQALGVHSRYLFATLDQATYDAYRVRVEARQRRAQQHFRFGITQNAVFSAKETPPYRSDQEFRVLLDPEARLTDNGRGQMEYAG; encoded by the exons ATGGCatccaaggagaagattCACCCAAGGGTCCACCGGGAGCTGGCATACGTGTTGCTGACGGAGCTTCTTGC GTACCAGTTTGCTTCGCCGGTCAGATG GATTGAAACACAAGACGTCGTGCTCCAGGAGCAAAAGGTTGATCGACTGATTGAAATCGGACCTGCTGAGACTTTGCTTGGCATGATTAAGAAGACATTGGCGGCCAAGTACCAAGTACATGATGCTGCACTTGCCATCGAACGAGATATATGGAGTCATAAGAAAAATGCACGAGAGATATACTATGAGTCAAGCGAGGACGAGCTCGCCCCAGCCCAAACAAGCAAAGAGTCATCCACACCTGCTGCACATCCCTCAcagcccaccacccccgTCACACCCCCTAAGGCAGCTGATACTACCACACCCCAGCCCGCTCCAGTGCGGCAAGCCTCTTCCAATATTGAAGACAAGACTATCGCAGCTATTGACATCATTATTGCCCTCATCGCACACAAACTGAAGAAGCCACTGCAAGACATTGACTTGAGCCAAACCATTAAGAAGCTGGTTGGAG GCCGATCCACTCTGGAAAATGAGATCGTCGGAGACATCGGCGCCGAGTTTGGCTCCATTCCAGACGCCCCCGAAGATACTCCACTGTCAGAGCTCGCTCAATCAATCGAAGCTCACGGTTCTTGGAAGAAAGGCCTGGGAAAGACCACACAGACCCTTGTTAACCGAATGGTGTCGGCAAAAATGCCGGCTGGCCTAGGGTCGGGTGAAGTGCGGGCCCACCTGCTTTCCAAATATGGTTTACAGACAGGCCGCCAGGATGCAGTTTTGTTACGTGCTGCCGTCCAGCAGCCTGCTGCACGGCTCCCTGATACTAGTGCTGCTCATGCTTTCCTTGACGACACCGTTCAACAGTATGCTCAGGATTCGAAGATTGATCTATTTTCAGCAGGAACTTCATCCGATGGAGCTGGTCCATCGTCGGGACCAGTCGTGGTAGACCAGACGGCCGTCAAGGCGCTGGCCAAGTCTCAGGATGACCGTGCCCAAGCCATGCTGGAAGTGTATGCAAAGTTGCTTGGAATTGACCTGCAGGCTGGACACAAGGCCAATACGAAGGCAGCAGAGGTCATAGCAGATCTTCAAGACGAACTGCAGCTCTGGATTTCGGAGCATGGCGAGGTTTACGGCTCGGGTATCAAGCCCATGTTGTCCGTAGCCAAGGCCCGCAGATACGACTCGTTCTGGAATTGGGCGATGCAAGACGCTGTGGATATGTTTCATCACATCCTGGCGGGGACTATTGCGCTGACTGGCCGCGAGATTGAAACCATCATGGGACGGATTGCTCGAAAGTCTAATCCCAAGCTCGTGCAGATGCTGGAATACCTGGAGACACATTGCCTGAAGCTGCGGAATCCGCGAGCGATTCATGCCCGCGATGTCCTCCGTCAGCTGCGGCTGGCATGTAATCCGCAGTTATCAGGTGCTCAGCCGTTGACTGCCCACCGCTTGGTTGTCGATGCACCGAAGACAACCATCGATAGCCAAGGAAAGATTCACTATACCGAGGTCCCCCGTGCGACCGTCGATGCAGCGTCACCAGCTACCCTCAAGTCTCTGGGAAGTCAGGGCTGGGAAAGTCGAGCGGACTTAAATGCAGCCTTTATGGCTACCCTTGGCCAAACGGACAACCAATGCCTTTCGTTCTCAGACGCAGAAGTGCTTGTCATTGGTGCAGGACGGGATTCCATCGGCACCGAAATTGTACGCGGTCTTCTGAGAGGAGGCGCTCGGGTGCTTGTAACGACCAGCAGTTACTCACTCGCGACGACGCGGTTGTACCAGCAGCTCTACGCTGAAGAAGGATCTCATGGTTCACAGCTCATTCTCTTGCCATTCAACCAGGCTAGTCAGCGAGACCTCGAGTCCCTGGTGTCGTACATCTATGATTCCGACAAAGGTCTCGGATGGGATCTGAGCCATGTTGTGCCATTCGCAGCCATCCCAGAAGGGGGCCGTCAAATTGAAGACATCGACTCCAAGTCCGAGCTGGCGCATCGCATCATGCTGACAAACACGATCAGGTTGCTGGGCGCaatcaagaagcagaaacaaaCACGAGGATTTGACAGTCATCCTTCACAGGTGATTCTGCCATTGTCGCCGAACCACGGTATCTTCGGTGGTGACGGTCTGTACCCCGAGTCAAAGCTTGCTCTTGAAACGCTGTTTAACCGCTGGAGCTCCGAGTCATGGGGGGCCTACCTTTCGATCTGCGGTGCGATTATCGGCTGGACACGCGGGACAGGACTTATGAGCGCCAATAATAGTGTCGCAGAGGATATTGAGAAGATGGGAGTAAGGACGTTCTCCCAGGTTGAAATGGCCCACTACATCCTGATCCTCATGTCCTCGCCCATCGCAACAGAATGCGAGGTGACACCAGTGCGGGCAGACCTGAGTGGTGGCATGGGCCACTTCCCAAATTTCAAAGAGGCTGTTGATTCCATCcgccagaagcagaaagagaCCAGCGAAATCCGAGAGGCCCTAGCAAAGGAAGAGGTTTTCGAGCGCGCTGCCCTTGGGAAGCCATCGGAAGAGGCACCTCAGGTGCGGGAACAGAAGGCGAGGCTTGCCCTCGACTTTCCTCGTCTACCTGAGTACCAGACTGAAATCCTTCCTCTCGCTGGTCAGTTGCGCGGAATGGTCGATCTCGACCGCGTCGTTGTTGTCACTGGTTTCTCTGAAGTTGGGCCCTACGGCAACGCCCGGACGCGCTGGGAGATGGAGGCATATGGAGAGTTCTCACTAGAGGGCTGCATTGAGATGGCCTGGGTCATGGGTCTGATTAAGCATCACAATGGACCTCTGAACGGGAACCCGCATTACCATGGCTGGATCGTCGTAGAGACCATGGAGCCTATTCGCGATGTCGATGTAAAGAAGCGTTTCGAAGAGCACATCTTGGCACACACCGGCATTCGGCTCATTGAGCCAGATATTAATGATGGCTACGATCCGTATAAGAAGAAATTTTTGCAGGAAGTTGTGCTCGACGAGGATATGCCTCCGTTGAAGACGTCCAAGGAAACCGCAGAACAACTCCGACTCGAACACGGCGATAAAGTCGAGATCCTTCCTGAAGGCGAGGAGTACACCATCCGTCTGCTCAAGGGAGCCTGCCTCATGATCCCGAAGGCACTTCGATTCGACCGAGCAGTCGCCGGTCAGATTCCGACCGGGTGGGATGCCCGTACGTATGGGCTTACTGAAGATCTCGCCAGTCAAGTAGATCCAGCCACGCTATATGCTCTCATTGGAACCGTGGAAGCACTTTTGAGCGCAGGAATCAGCGACCCATTCGAGATATACCAGTATTTGCATGTGTCTGAGATCGGCAATTGTATCGGCTCTGGGCTGGGTGGTGTTAAAGCACTCCGAAAGCTGCATAAGGACCGCTTCGTGGAGAAGCAGGTTCAAAACGACATCCTGCAAGAATCATTCATCAACACAACGGCTGCATGGATCAACATGCTCTTGCTGTCCTCTACTGGTCCAATCCGCACCCCGGTCGGCGCTTGCGCAACCTCAATCGAGTCACTCGAATCCGGCTACGAGACTATCGTCTCCGGCAAAGCCAAGATGTGTCTCGTCGGTGGTTTTGATGACTTCTCCGAAGATGTGTCGTATGAGTTTGCGGAGATGAAGGCCACCGTGAGTagtgaagaagagatcgagAAAGGTCGTGATCCTAGCGAGATGTCGCGACCGGCCGCTTCGACCCGTGCTGGATTTGTCGAGTCGCAAGGCAGTGGTATCCAGGTGATCACATCCGCCCAGTTGGCCTTGGACATGGGTCTTCCCATCCAGGGCATCATAGCATGGGTCGGGACAGCTAGTGACAAGATCGGGCGATCCGTTCCTGCGCCCGGCAAGGGTCTCCTTACGAATGCACGAGAGGCACGACACCGAGTCCCATCCCCAATGTTAGAAATTTCATACAGACGCCGAAGACTAAACATGTCACTCCAGCACATCAAGGAACGCGTCGACATGGAAGTTGACATCGCTGAGGCAGAGTTGGCGGACCTCAAGCGCAGTCCCAGCCCTTATGCAGAAGAGCGAGCTGAGGAGATCAATGAGCGCCTCCGCTACGTACGCCGCGAAGCCCGGATCCAAGAGAAAGATGCGCTGAACACATTCGGTAACCACTTCTGGAAGAATGACCCAGAGATATCTCCGCTACGCGGTGCCCTGGCAACTTGGAACCTGACCATCAACGACCTGGACGTGGTCTCGTTCCACGGAACATCCACCGTGCTCAACGAGAAGAACGAGACGAACATGATTAGCCAACAGTTGCATCACCTGGGTCGAACAAAGGGTAATCCTGCATTGGGCATCTTCCAGAAGTACCTTACAGGGCACTCGAAGGGTGCTGCAGGAGCATGGATGCTCAACGGTGGCCTGCAAGTGCTCAATACCGGGTTGGTTCCAGGCAACCGCAATGCGGACAACATTGACGCAGCCCTCCAAAACGATTATCTGGTCTACCCCAGTCGCAGCATTCAGACCACTGGCGTCAAGGCCTTTTCGGTCACCTCTTTTGGGTTTGGACAGAAGGGAGCGCAAGCGTTGGGTGTGCATTCGCGCTATCTCTTCGCCACGCTGGACCAGGCGACCTATGATGCGTATCGGGTCCGGGTTGAAGCGCGACAGAGGCGGGCGCAACAGCATTTCCGGTTTGGCATCACACAAAATGCGGTGTTTTCTGCTAAAGAGACGCCGCCATACCGGAGTGACCAGGAGTTCCGTGTCCTGCTGGATCCGGAGGCGCGTCTGACTGACAACGGCCGAGGGCAGATGGAATATGCGGGATGA
- a CDS encoding uncharacterized protein (COG:U;~EggNog:ENOG410PITD;~InterPro:IPR022812,IPR027417,IPR001401,IPR000375, IPR030381,IPR020850;~PFAM:PF00350,PF01031,PF01926;~go_function: GO:0003924 - GTPase activity [Evidence IEA];~go_function: GO:0005525 - GTP binding [Evidence IEA]), giving the protein MVLRNFSSDALDSLCTREQLDLLNSIDTLRSQGISHYVSLPQIIVCGDQSSGKSSVLEAISGVSFPVKSNLCTRFPTELVLRKDTNVGVRVSIVPHHSRSEAEQRSLGSFCEELDSFDGLPQLVENAKAAMGISTHGKAFSNDLLRIEVSGPDRPHLTIVDLPGLIHSETKQQSAADVQLVQNVVQSYMKEPRSVILAVISAKNDYANQIVLRLARDADKSGDRTLGVITKPDTLVSNSESEKMFISLANNRDVEFRLGWHTLRNMDSDEGSWTLAERDRKEREFFSKGAWVEMPPSCVGINALRNRLSKVLLRQIAAELPSLIDEIKNKQDNCNRQLIKLGQPRTTLDEQKTYLLRISQSFQTLVKAAVDGTYNEPFFERAQSSTGQQKRIRSLLQNLNEEFAERLTVQGHYRNIVALKSKDEDRKGQLSITRSEFIDHIQELMRQTRGRELPGTFNPMIIGELFKEQCGPWKDITHRHILETWEVVERFLLLLTSYVADEATSVILFDKVISPALNQLKKSLIKACEELVGNHQQGHPITYNHYFTETIHKIREERRATSVRETIKDFFGVAEERPNYVYLQNEYNLEKLVQSILSFDEPDMMRFASAEALDCMLAYYKVALKRFIDDVAVEVVEVKLVQSLSDIFTPLKVFEMPAELVSRIAGESDENRALRQQLNKKLQVLDKGLWTCRQFASSRGIGMNGIKEARHLDPKEGEGDGLGLSQTEEEDDISSQVYFDQSDEGL; this is encoded by the exons ATGGTCTTGAGAAATTTCAGCTCGGATGCCCTGGACAGCCTATGTACCCGGGAACAACTCGATCTCTTGAATTCCATCGACACGCTCCGTTCCCAAGGTATCAGCCACTATGTGTCCCTGCCGCAGATTATTGTCTGCGGTGACCAATCCTCAGGAAAGAGTTCGGTCCTCGAGGCGATATCCGGTGTCTCCTTCCCCGTCAAAAGCAACCTCTGCACACGGTTCCCTACAGAGCTCGTGCTCCGAAAAGATACCAATGTTGGAGTTAGAGTGTCTATCGTACCACACCACTCGCGTAGCGAGGCAGAACAACGGTCCCTGGGGAGTTTCTGCGAAGAGCTCGACAGTTTCGACGGACTGCCTCAGCTAGTCGAGAATGCCAAAGCAGCAATGGGCATATCCACCCATGGCAAAGCATTCTCGAATGATCTCCTCCGGATTGAAGTATCAGGACCGGATCGACCGCACTTGACCATTGTCGACCTGCCCGGGCTTATCCACTCGGAGACAAAACAACAATCTGCAGCAGATGTTCAACTCGTGCAGAATGTGGTACAATCCTATATGAAGGAGCCGCGAAGTGTCATTCTTGCAGTGATATCAGCGAAAAATGACTATGCCAACCAAATAGTCTTACGACTCGCAAGAGATGCCGATAAGTCCGGCGATCGAACCTTGGGGGTTATCACTAAGCCTGATACGTTGGTTTCCAATTCCGAAAGCGAAAAGATGTTCATATCCCTGGCAAACAACAGAGACGTCGAGTTTCGGCTAGGATGGCATACGCTAAGAAATATGGATAGTGATGAGGGAAGCTGGACCCTGGCCGAGCGTGATAGGAAAGAGCGTGAGTTCTTTTCTAAGGGTGCGTGGGTGGAGATGCCGCCTTCATGTGTTGGAATCAATGCTCTGCGGAACCGCCTCAGCAAGGTGCTTCTGCGGCAAATTGCGGCGGAGCTGCCAAGCCTTATTGATGAGATCAAGAACAAACAAGATAATTGCAATCGACAATTGATCAAGCTTGGTCAGCCGCGAACCACTTTGGATGAGCAGAAGACTTATCTTCTTAGGATCAGTCAATCGTTTCAGACCTTGGTCAAGGCAGCCGTCGATGGCACATACAATGAACCATTCTTCGAGCGCGCCCAATCCTCTACGGGCCAACAAAAGCGTATTCGTTCACTTCTTCAGAACCTTAATGAAGAATTTGCAGAGCGTCTGACTGTACAAGGCCACTATCGTAATATTGTGGCACTTAAGTCTAAAGATGAGGACCGCAAAGGGCAACTGTCGATCACGCGAAGCGAGTTTATTGATCACATCCAGGAGCTCATGAGACAAACAAGAGGGAGAGAGCTGCCAGGCACATTTAATCCGATGATCATCGGCGAACTATTCAAGGAGCAATGCGGCCCTTGGAAGGATATAACTCACCGACATATTCTTGAGACATGGGAGGTCGTCGAGAGATTTCTATTACTTCTAACAAGCTATGTTGCCGACGAAGCCACTTCTGTGATCCTCTTTGACAAGGTCATCTCACCCGCACTGAATCAGCTCAAGAAGTCTTTGATTAAAGCATGTGAAGAACTAGTTGGAAATCACCAGCAAGGCCATCCAATCACGTACAATCACTACTTCACGGAGACGATACATAAAATTCGTGAGGAGAGGCGCGCGACTTCCGTGCGCGAAACGATCAAGGATTTCTTTGGGGTTGCTGAAGAAAGACCAAATTATGTGTACTTACAGAATGAGTATAatctggagaagctggtTCAATCAATTCTATCGTTCGATGAACCGGATATGATGCGGTTTGCATCAGCCGAAGCTTTGGATTGCATGCTCGCTTATTATAAG GTGGCGCTCAAGCGCTTTATCGACGACGTTGCAGTCGAAGTTGTGGAGGTCAAACTGGTCCAGTCTCTATCTGATATATTCACACCCCTCAAAGTCTTCGAGATGCCGGCTGAGCTGGTATCGCGCATCGCCGGTGAATCGGATGAAAACCGTGCCCTGCGGCAACAATTGAACAAGAAGTTACAAGTACTTGACAAAGGCTTGTGGACTTGCCGACAATTCGCTAGTAGCCGTGGCATTGGAATGAATGGTATCAAGGAAGCACGTCATTTGGATCcgaaggaaggagaaggagatgggctTGGATTATCGCAaactgaggaagaggacgataTCTCCTCGCAAGTCTATTTTGATCAAAGTGACGAAGGTCTGTAA
- a CDS encoding NYN domain-containing protein (COG:S;~EggNog:ENOG410PNYQ;~InterPro:IPR021139,IPR041966,IPR025605;~PFAM:PF12872,PF01936), which produces MVADAMPKFAVLIDADNARHSNIHRLLAEIAKYGTVHAKRAYGDWSSQYLIGWKDQLLHHSIQPIQQFAYTQGKNATDSAMIIDAMDLLYTSRYDGFCLVSSDSDFTKLASRIRESGLVVYGFGEQKTPKPFVAACDKFIYTENLVHVDELKPHATSIRAPEHPVAVKKVQIDEPLATQLRTSVEAVSGDDGWASLSAVGYLLTKKHPDFDPRSHGYHKLSDLMAASSLFETSFHPHPHKPSAEVYVRDTRRKSS; this is translated from the coding sequence ATGGTCGCTGATGCCATGCCAAAATTCGCTGTTCTTATCGACGCAGACAATGCGCGTCATTCCAACATCCATCGCCTGCTCGCCGAAATTGCAAAATACGGAACAGTTCACGCAAAGCGAGCATATGGAGACTGGAGCAGTCAATATCTCATAGGCTGGAAGGaccaacttcttcatcactcAATCCAACCCATACAACAATTTGCGTATACTCAGGGCAAAAATGCTACAGACTCAGCCATGATCATCGACGCCATGGACCTTCTTTATACTAGCCGCTATGATGGCTTTTGCCTTGTCTCCAGCGACAGTGACTTTACCAAATTAGCCTCTCGTATCCGCGAATCCGGACTTGTGGTCTATGGTTTCGGCGAGCAAAAGACGCCAAAGCCTTTTGTTGCTGCCTGCGATAAATTCATCTATACCGAAAACCTCGTGCATGTTGATGAGCTGAAGCCACATGCCACTAGTATACGCGCACCTGAGCACCCTGTAGCCGTCAAGAAAGTACAAATCGACGAACCCCTAGCCACTCAGCTACGAACGTCGGTAGAAGCAGTCTCCGGTGACGACGGATGGGCTAGCCTCTCCGCAGTTGGCTATCTTCTAACTAAAAAACATCCGGACTTTGACCCCCGTAGTCACGGATATCATAAGCTCAGTGATCTGATGGCCGCCTCTTCTTTGTTCGAAACCAGTTTCCACCCTCACCCACATAAGCCGTCTGCTGAGGTTTATGTCCGCGACACACGCCGAAAGTCGAGCTAA
- a CDS encoding enoyl-CoA hydratase/isomerase family protein (COG:I;~EggNog:ENOG410PKMS;~InterPro:IPR001753,IPR029045,IPR014748;~PFAM:PF00378,PF16113;~go_function: GO:0003824 - catalytic activity [Evidence IEA]) yields MSDYTYQHFNVTFPPERQYVAHVEINRPDKMNAFIESMWLELSAIFTRLSSDSSVRAIVLTGAGDRAFTAGLDVKAASEGLLSDTNTTSDPARKAAQLRRHIDELQECISSLEKCEKPVIVAYHAISYGLAVDIGVAADVRVCSADVRFAVKEVDIGLAADVGTLSRLPKVVGNYGWVKEVALTARNFDAEEAFRVGFVNRVFENKEETVRGALDLAQLIATKSPVAVQGTKELLNYSRDHTVPEGLWHTAVWNSAMLQTKDVSAALLSGIQRKKPTFEKL; encoded by the exons ATGTCCGACTACACATACCAACACTTCAACGTTACATTCCCGCCCGAACGTCAATATGTCGCTCACGTGGAGATCAACCGCCCCGACAAAATGAACGCCTTCATTGAAAG TATGTGGCTGGAACTTTCCGCCATCTTTACCCGTCTCTCCTCGGACTCCTCTGTCCGCGCCATCGTCCTCACCGGTGCCGGCGACCGCGCATTCACTGCCGGCCTCGACGTCAAAGCCGCCTCCGAAGGCCTCCTCTccgacaccaacaccactagCGATCCCGCCCGCAAAGCTGCCCAATTGCGCCGCCACATTGACGAGTTGCAAGAGTGCATCTCATCCCTCGAAAAGTGCGAGAAACCGGTGATCGTGGCTTACCACGCTATCTCCTACGGTCTCGCCGTGGACATTGGTGTGGCTGCTGATGTGCGGGTCTGCTCGGCGGATGTCCGCTTTGCCGTCAAGGAAGTAGACATTGGCTTGGCGGCGGATGTCGGGACGTTGAGTCGGTTGCCCAAGGTGGTGGGAAATTACGGGTGGGTGAAGGAGGTGGCTTTAACCGCGAGAAACTTTGACGCGGAGGAGGCTTTCCGCGTGGGATTTGTCAATCGCGTTTTCGAGAACAAAGAGGAGACGGTCCGAGGTGCGTTGGATCTGGCACAGCTGATAGCAACCAAGAGTCCGGTTGCGGTGCAGGGGACCAAGGAGCTGCTGAATTATTCGAGGGATCATACCGTTCCGGAGG GGCTGTGGCATACGGCTGTCTGGAACAGTGCCATGCTACAGACTAAGGATGTTTCCGCCGCATTGCTTTCGGGTATTCAAAGGAAAAAACCCACGTTTGAGAAGTTGTGA